In Bombus affinis isolate iyBomAffi1 chromosome 11, iyBomAffi1.2, whole genome shotgun sequence, one genomic interval encodes:
- the LOC126921849 gene encoding uncharacterized protein LOC126921849 isoform X7 — translation MCNMIVDGIAYTFGVFLGEFVTYFGEGKGKTAWVGSLLSGMYLSAGPVVSALTNKYGCRAVCMAGSFLGAAAFVLSTFSTSVNMLMMTYGVMGGVGFGLIYLPAVVCVGYYFETKRSLATGIAVCGSGFGTFAFPPLVTMLLEAYNWKGANLILAGLILNCAVFGAMMRPLEYPKPSSVKPLLQRMAEEKRFQMERGSIGGSYFMVQLPDGSMEKRMKMPINIDPGVHSSFNLDQLVPGTPLTPVPTVPTLPTISEVKVQEHSSSGATSNSGSMDLKSISTKSKSRKNIDDTKDTKDMSEKSESEFKPIIPRNASQPAFTTHVQGLPKNGSVPFFDRIRKTSTSERYKPSLSAIKNSRTTLNSNGDIRKSLHLRLSTGSVMGSRNNNAEIDVDGESITFTTSKSSIPKEKPQIIRPLSRKDIFYSGSVVNLPEYQSQKSLANYRQSVISLSKSVRGDVKDTDIEKAPQQPLCPCLVLPESFKEALSTMMDLSLLKDPVFLLIGISNVFGMAGLYVPFVYLLDAAVLDNIDKTLASYLVSIIGITNTLGRVACGYIADFPQVDSLLLNNICLIISTVAVAAIPFCHSYPAYIIMSILFGIAISGYISLTSIILVDLLGLDKLTNAFGLLILFRGAAAIIGSPLAGAVYDATQSYSIPFFMAGFFFLISTVTSFMAPAMKRCTTPQTQPVILDTLTPIDEDIEEENEEDIPEIIETAPSPQEPPEKEIKQIESVL, via the exons AAATAAGTATGGATGTAGGGCAGTATGTATGGCAGGAAGTTTTTTAGGTGCAGCAGCATTTGTACTTTCAACATTTTCAACCAGTGTAAATATGCTTATGATGACTTATGGTGTTATGGGAG GAGTTGGATTTGGTCTAATATATTTACCAGCAGTAGTTTGTGTAGGTTATTATTTTGAAACTAAACGATCTCTAGCTACAGGCATTGCTGTATGTGGTTCAGGATTTGGCACATTTGCATTTCCACCTCTTGTAACAATGTTACTAGAAGCATATAATTGGAAAGGAGCAAATTTAATTCTGGCTGGTCTTATTTTAAATTGTGCT GTTTTTGGTGCAATGATGAGGCCATTAGAATATCCAAAGCCTTCTTCTGTTAAACCATTATTACAAAGAATGGCGGAAGAGAAAAGATTTCAAATGGAACGTGGAAGTATCGGAGGTTCTTATTTTATGGTACAACTGCCTGATGGATCTATGGAGAAAAGAATGAAAATGCCTATTAACATTGATCCTGGTGTTCATTCCAGTTTCAATTTAGACCAATTAGTGCCTG GAACTCCTTTAACACCAGTTCCAACGGTGCCAACTCTGCCCACTATATCGGAGGTGAAAGTACAAGAACACTCTTCCAGTGGAGCAACTAGTAATAGTGGCAGTATGGACTTAAAGAGTATTTCCACTAAATCGAAAAGCAGAAAAAATATCGATGATACCAAAGATACAAAAGATATGTCAGAAAAGTCTGAAAGCGAATTCAAACCAATAATACCTAGAAATGCTTCTCAACCTGCTTTTACAACTCACGTACAAGGTTTACCTAAAAATGGCTCTGTACCCTTTTTCGATCGAATTCGTAAAACTAGCACTAGCGAGAGATATAAACCAAGTCTTAGTGCGATTAAGAACTCTAGAACAACGTTAAATTCTAATGGCGATATTAGAAAGAGTTTGCACTTAAGACTTTCGACAGGCAGCGTTATGGGTTCTCGGAATAATAATGCAGAAATAGATGTA GATGGCGAAAGTATTACTTTTACTACCAGCAAATCTAGTATACCAAAAGAGAAACCACAAATTATTCGACCACTATCGCGAAAGGATATATTTTACAGCGGCAGTGTGGTTAATTTACCAGAATATCAGAGTCAAAAATCACTTGCAAATTATCGTCAAAGtgttatttcattatcaaaATCCGTACGTGGAGATGTTAAAGATACTGATATTGAAAAGGCGCCTCAAC AACCTCTATGTCCCTGTTTGGTATTACCTGAATCGTTTAAAGAAGCTTTGTCAACGATGATGGATCTATCTTTACTAAAGGATCCAGTGTTTCTTTTAATTGGTATCAGTAATGTATTTGGAATGGCTGGATTATACGTGCCGTTTGTATATTTATTAGACGCTGCGGTCTTAGAT AATATTGACAAGACTCTTGCATCATATTTAGTATCTATAATTGGAATTACTAATACTCTGGGCCGTGTAGCTTGTGGATATATCGCGGATTTTCCACAAGTAGATTCACTATTATTGAACAACATCTGCTTAATTATATCGACAGTTGCTGTAGCTGCGATACCGTTCTGCCATTCTTATCCTGCTTATATCATTATGAGCATTCTTTTCGGTATAGCTATAT CTGGATACATTTCTTTGACGTCGATTATTTTGGTGGATCTCTTAGGGCTAGACAAATTGACCAATGCATTTGGTCTTTTAATCTTATTTAGAGGAGCTGCAGCTATTATTGGTTCACCTTTGGCGGGTGCCGTTTATGACGCAACACAAAGCTACAGTATCCCATTCTTTATGGCAGGATTTTTCTTCCTTATAAGCACGGTTACTAGTTTCATGGCGCCAGCTATGAAACGGTGCACAACGCCGCAG ACCCAGCCTGTGATATTAGATACATTGACTCCAATTGATGAAGATATCGAAGAAGAGAACGAAGAAGATATTCCTGAAATCATAGAAACTGCACCATCTCCACAAGAACCACCCGAGAAGGAAATTAAACAAATAGAGTCTGTTTTATAA
- the LOC126921849 gene encoding uncharacterized protein LOC126921849 isoform X8 → MAGSFLGAAAFVLSTFSTSVNMLMMTYGVMGGVGFGLIYLPAVVCVGYYFETKRSLATGIAVCGSGFGTFAFPPLVTMLLEAYNWKGANLILAGLILNCAVFGAMMRPLEYPKPSSVKPLLQRMAEEKRFQMERGSIGGSYFMVQLPDGSMEKRMKMPINIDPGVHSSFNLDQLVPGTPLTPVPTVPTLPTISEVKVQEHSSSGATSNSGSMDLKSISTKSKSRKNIDDTKDTKDMSEKSESEFKPIIPRNASQPAFTTHVQGLPKNGSVPFFDRIRKTSTSERYKPSLSAIKNSRTTLNSNGDIRKSLHLRLSTGSVMGSRNNNAEIDVDGESITFTTSKSSIPKEKPQIIRPLSRKDIFYSGSVVNLPEYQSQKSLANYRQSVISLSKSVRGDVKDTDIEKAPQQPLCPCLVLPESFKEALSTMMDLSLLKDPVFLLIGISNVFGMAGLYVPFVYLLDAAVLDNIDKTLASYLVSIIGITNTLGRVACGYIADFPQVDSLLLNNICLIISTVAVAAIPFCHSYPAYIIMSILFGIAISGYISLTSIILVDLLGLDKLTNAFGLLILFRGAAAIIGSPLAGAVYDATQSYSIPFFMAGFFFLISTVTSFMAPAMKRCTTPQTQPVILDTLTPIDEDIEEENEEDIPEIIETAPSPQEPPEKEIKQIESVL, encoded by the exons ATGGCAGGAAGTTTTTTAGGTGCAGCAGCATTTGTACTTTCAACATTTTCAACCAGTGTAAATATGCTTATGATGACTTATGGTGTTATGGGAG GAGTTGGATTTGGTCTAATATATTTACCAGCAGTAGTTTGTGTAGGTTATTATTTTGAAACTAAACGATCTCTAGCTACAGGCATTGCTGTATGTGGTTCAGGATTTGGCACATTTGCATTTCCACCTCTTGTAACAATGTTACTAGAAGCATATAATTGGAAAGGAGCAAATTTAATTCTGGCTGGTCTTATTTTAAATTGTGCT GTTTTTGGTGCAATGATGAGGCCATTAGAATATCCAAAGCCTTCTTCTGTTAAACCATTATTACAAAGAATGGCGGAAGAGAAAAGATTTCAAATGGAACGTGGAAGTATCGGAGGTTCTTATTTTATGGTACAACTGCCTGATGGATCTATGGAGAAAAGAATGAAAATGCCTATTAACATTGATCCTGGTGTTCATTCCAGTTTCAATTTAGACCAATTAGTGCCTG GAACTCCTTTAACACCAGTTCCAACGGTGCCAACTCTGCCCACTATATCGGAGGTGAAAGTACAAGAACACTCTTCCAGTGGAGCAACTAGTAATAGTGGCAGTATGGACTTAAAGAGTATTTCCACTAAATCGAAAAGCAGAAAAAATATCGATGATACCAAAGATACAAAAGATATGTCAGAAAAGTCTGAAAGCGAATTCAAACCAATAATACCTAGAAATGCTTCTCAACCTGCTTTTACAACTCACGTACAAGGTTTACCTAAAAATGGCTCTGTACCCTTTTTCGATCGAATTCGTAAAACTAGCACTAGCGAGAGATATAAACCAAGTCTTAGTGCGATTAAGAACTCTAGAACAACGTTAAATTCTAATGGCGATATTAGAAAGAGTTTGCACTTAAGACTTTCGACAGGCAGCGTTATGGGTTCTCGGAATAATAATGCAGAAATAGATGTA GATGGCGAAAGTATTACTTTTACTACCAGCAAATCTAGTATACCAAAAGAGAAACCACAAATTATTCGACCACTATCGCGAAAGGATATATTTTACAGCGGCAGTGTGGTTAATTTACCAGAATATCAGAGTCAAAAATCACTTGCAAATTATCGTCAAAGtgttatttcattatcaaaATCCGTACGTGGAGATGTTAAAGATACTGATATTGAAAAGGCGCCTCAAC AACCTCTATGTCCCTGTTTGGTATTACCTGAATCGTTTAAAGAAGCTTTGTCAACGATGATGGATCTATCTTTACTAAAGGATCCAGTGTTTCTTTTAATTGGTATCAGTAATGTATTTGGAATGGCTGGATTATACGTGCCGTTTGTATATTTATTAGACGCTGCGGTCTTAGAT AATATTGACAAGACTCTTGCATCATATTTAGTATCTATAATTGGAATTACTAATACTCTGGGCCGTGTAGCTTGTGGATATATCGCGGATTTTCCACAAGTAGATTCACTATTATTGAACAACATCTGCTTAATTATATCGACAGTTGCTGTAGCTGCGATACCGTTCTGCCATTCTTATCCTGCTTATATCATTATGAGCATTCTTTTCGGTATAGCTATAT CTGGATACATTTCTTTGACGTCGATTATTTTGGTGGATCTCTTAGGGCTAGACAAATTGACCAATGCATTTGGTCTTTTAATCTTATTTAGAGGAGCTGCAGCTATTATTGGTTCACCTTTGGCGGGTGCCGTTTATGACGCAACACAAAGCTACAGTATCCCATTCTTTATGGCAGGATTTTTCTTCCTTATAAGCACGGTTACTAGTTTCATGGCGCCAGCTATGAAACGGTGCACAACGCCGCAG ACCCAGCCTGTGATATTAGATACATTGACTCCAATTGATGAAGATATCGAAGAAGAGAACGAAGAAGATATTCCTGAAATCATAGAAACTGCACCATCTCCACAAGAACCACCCGAGAAGGAAATTAAACAAATAGAGTCTGTTTTATAA